Proteins encoded within one genomic window of Mauremys mutica isolate MM-2020 ecotype Southern chromosome 11, ASM2049712v1, whole genome shotgun sequence:
- the AMDHD2 gene encoding N-acetylglucosamine-6-phosphate deacetylase encodes MMPSNKSVSDAPIFQFTNCRILRNHQLQREDLWVREGKILNPEKLFFDEKGSADIQLDCKDSIIAPGFIDVQINGGFGVDFSLAVDDVQSGISLVSQKILSHGVTSFCPTLVTSPPSVYHKVLPQISVRNGGPHGAGILGAHLEGPFISKEKKGAHPEHYLSTFESGAFQDLLATYRHLDCVRIVTLAPEMKRSSEVIQELTRRGICVSLGHSVANLSQAEEAVRHGATFITHLFNAMLPFHHRDPGIVGLLTSDQIPARRRVFYGMISDGIHTNPAALRIAHRAHPKGLVLVTDAIAGMGLAPGRHTLGQQVIEVDGLNTYIAGTKTLSGSVATMDSCVRHFLEATGCTVETALEAASLHPAQLLGIEHRKGTLNYDNDADFLLLDNSLRVRATYIAGEQVWSQDTFTI; translated from the exons ATGATGCCGTCTAATAAGTCTGTCTCGGATGCTCCAATCTTCCAGTTCACTAACTGCAGGATTCTGAGGAATCACCAGCTGCAAAG GGAGGATCTGTGGGTGCGAGAGGGGAAGATCCTCAACCCAGAGAAGCTGTTCTTTGATGAGAAGGGATCTGCTGATATTCAGCTGGATTGTAAGGACAGCATCATCGCCCCTGGATTCATTGATGTGCAGATTAATG GGGGCTTTGGGGTGGATTTCTCCTTGGCCGTGGATGACGTCCAATCAGGGATCTCTCTGGTGAGTCAGAAGATTCTCTCCCATGGCGTGACCTCCTTCTGCCCAACCCTGGTGACCTCCCCGCCATCCGTCTATCACAAG GTTCTTCCTCAGATCAGCGTAAGAAATGGAGGGCCTCATGGAGCTGGTATCCTGG GGGCCCATCTGGAGGGGCCTTTCATAAGCAAGGAGAAGAAGGGGGCGCACCCAGAGCACTACCTCAGCACCTTTGAGTCGGGAGCTTTCCAAGACCTGCTTGCCACCTACAGGCACCTGGACTGTGTCCGGATCGTCACCCTGGCCCctgaaatgaagaggagcagTGAGGTGATCCAGGAACTCACCAGACGGGGCATCTGTGTCTCGCTGG GACATTCTGTGGCTAATCTGTCTCAGGCAGAGGAAGCTGTCCGGCATGGTGCTACTTTTATCACCCATCTCTTCAATGCCATGTTACCT TTCCACCATCGCGATCCTGGGATCGTGGGGCTGCTGACGAGTGACCAGATTCCTGCCAGGCGGAGGGTGTTCTATGGCATGATATCAGATGGGATCCACACCAACCCTGCGGCTCTGAGAATTGCACATCGAGCACACCCCAAAG GCCTGGTGCTGGTGACAGATGCCATTGCTGGaatggggctggccccagggaggCACACCCTGGGCCAGCAGGTGATCGAGGTGGACGGGCTGAACACATACATTGCAG GGACGAAGACCCTGAGCGGCAGTGTAGCAACCATGGATTCCTGTGTTCGGCACTTCCTGGAAGCCACAG GATGCACTGTGGAGACAGCCTTGGAGGCAGCATCCCTCCATcctgcccagctcctgggaaTTGAGCACCGAAAGGGGACCCTGAACTATGACAACGATGCAG ATTTCCTGCTGCTGGACAACAGCTTACGGGTGCGAGCCACGTACATCGCAGGTGAACAGGTCTGGAGTCAGGACACCTTCACTATATGA